The Amycolatopsis coloradensis sequence TAGGGGCGGGCACCGACAATCCCGGGGTGTCCCATCGAGCGCGCCCCGAGGGTATGGGGCCTACGCTGGAGCGATGCAACCGCAGCCCGCAGTGCCCGAATCGTCCGAGGACGCCACCGGCGGTCCCTCGGGTGTCGTGGCGTCCGCGGGCGCGCAGGAGCCGTCCGAAGAGGTGCCCGCCGAAGGCTGGACGTCCTTGCCGGAGACCGTACGCGAGCGGATCGCCGAACTGGCGGCCGCCGCCGTCGGCAAGCTGCCGGTGGCCGACGTGCCGAGGCAGCTGCGCCCGGTCGCGAAGTTCGCCCCGGCGAAACGCGCGAAACTCGGCGGGACGGCTTTGCTCGCCGCGTTGGGGGAGTCGTCGCAGTTCCGGGTCGCGGTCACCGAATGGCTGCGCGACCACCGCAAGGACGCCCTCGACCCGAACGCCCCCGATTCCGTCGCCGCCGCTGCTGCCGCCGTGCTCCTCGGCGAGGCAGGCGCGGCCGGACGGGTCCGGCTGGTGGCGAAGAACGCCGAGGAGACGGCGTTGCGCGCCGAACGCGACTCCGCCCTGGCCCGCAACCAGCGGCTGGAGGCCGAACTGGCCCAGCTGCGCGAAGAGTTGCGCGAGGCCAAGGAGAGCGCGAGTGGCGCGAGGGGAGAACGCGACGCCGAGGTCGAGAAACTGCTGAAGCGTCTGCGGGAACAAGGTGTCCAGCTGCGCCAGGCGAAGGACGCCGTCGCCGAGGCTCACGCTCGGCTGGAGAGCGGAGGCGCCGAGAGCGCTGAGGAGATCAAGGCGCTGAAGGCCCAGCTGGACCGTGAGAGGCAGCGTGTCGCGGCGGAGCGGGCGCGGGCGGAGAAGGCCGTCACGGACGCCGAGATCGCCCGTCAGTCCGCCCGCGAGGCGCGTCAGGCCGACGAGGTCAGACTCGGGTTGCTGCTGGACACGATCGAAGGCGCCGTCGGCGGGCTGCGCCGGGAACTTTCGGTGAGCGCGCGGGGGCAGCGGCCGGCGGACATGGTCCGCGGCGCGACGTCGGGTCTCGGGGCCGGCGGCAAGATCCAGGACGTCACCGGGCTCGACCGGCATCTCGCGCTGCCCAACGTGCACCTGATCGTCGACGGCTACAACGTCACGAAGACCGGATATCCGGAGCTGGCGCTGTCCGACCAGCGCGACCGGCTGATCCACCAGCTCTCCGCGCTCGCCGCGCGGACTTCGGCCGAGGTCACCGTGGTGTTCGACGGCGCCGGTGTGCTCTCCGTGCCCGCGGCGGTGCCGCGCGGGGTGCGGGTGCTGTTCTCCGAACGCGGTGTGCTCGCGGACGACGTCATCCGGTCCCTGGTCGCGGCGGAGCCGCCCGGGCGGCCGATGGTGGTCGCGAGCACGGACCGGGCGGTGGCGGACTCGGTGCGGCGCAAGGGCGCGCACCCGGTGCCTTCCGCGGTGCTGGTGTCGCGGCTCAGCCGGGTCTAGAGGTGTGAATCGCTACTTGAGTGGTCGTGCGTCGAGTGGGCGTTGGGGCGCGTCTCGTGAGTGGTGAGGACGGTTAGAACCGTCCTCACCGCTCACGAGGCCCGAAACTGTCGGTGGTCGCTCTTAATGTGCACCTCACCACTGAAAGTGAGGAGTCCGAGATGCACGACAAGGCCATCGCCGACATAGCGGACATAGAGACGCTCGTCATCGATTGCGACCGGTGCGCGGTCCGCGGTGACGCGTGTCATGACTGTGTCGTCAGCGTCCTCCTCGGCGCGCCACCGGCGCTCGAATGGGACGCCGACGAACGGAAAGCGGTCGACGCGCTCGCGGAGGCGGGGATGATCCCGCGCCTCCGGATGGTCGCGATCGTGGAGCAGGAGCGCCGGAAGTCGGCCTGAGACACGCCACTACCGGGACATTCGACGAGTGGTCGATCCGGTCGGGTGAACGGTAGGTAGTCACGACAGGTCCCAGGATGTAACGCCCGTCACATCTTTCCGCTCATGCTGGTCCGAAGGTGTTTCGGCGCATCACGGAGAGTTTTTGCGCCCGCCATGGTGGACGTCGTGCCCGCGGTTTCGTAACCTGTCCGAGATCTCGTGGCCGGAAGTCGTCGCCAGACGACGACACGGGATCGC is a genomic window containing:
- a CDS encoding NYN domain-containing protein, whose product is MQPQPAVPESSEDATGGPSGVVASAGAQEPSEEVPAEGWTSLPETVRERIAELAAAAVGKLPVADVPRQLRPVAKFAPAKRAKLGGTALLAALGESSQFRVAVTEWLRDHRKDALDPNAPDSVAAAAAAVLLGEAGAAGRVRLVAKNAEETALRAERDSALARNQRLEAELAQLREELREAKESASGARGERDAEVEKLLKRLREQGVQLRQAKDAVAEAHARLESGGAESAEEIKALKAQLDRERQRVAAERARAEKAVTDAEIARQSAREARQADEVRLGLLLDTIEGAVGGLRRELSVSARGQRPADMVRGATSGLGAGGKIQDVTGLDRHLALPNVHLIVDGYNVTKTGYPELALSDQRDRLIHQLSALAARTSAEVTVVFDGAGVLSVPAAVPRGVRVLFSERGVLADDVIRSLVAAEPPGRPMVVASTDRAVADSVRRKGAHPVPSAVLVSRLSRV